The Pseudomonas multiresinivorans DNA window TGATGTGGTCTTCCACACCCGACACCCCAGCGACGTTGCCCAGCGCCAGCAGAATCTTCTCCTTCTCTTCCTGGCTGGCCACCTCACCGGTGGCGATCACCTTGTCGCCCTCGACGCTGACCTGGATGTTCGGGTTGCCCAGGCCCACCTTGGCGATGTGGTCCTTGAGCGATTCGGCGGCCTGCGCCTCCTGGCCCACGATGCTTTCCCACAGCTTTTCGCCGGCTTCCTTCACGAACGCAAAAATGCCCATTTCCAACCTCCCTACGGTTACAGTGACAGGCGGCCGGCATTGGGCAGACCGCGCGCCCCTGGAGTCTAGTCGCCGACTTCCGCGGCGCCTGACGGAATACTCCTAATCCCGCCTTAACCCGACAGAACGCCCCCGGAGCCTCCCCGCCGATGGACATCAAGCAGCTGAAATTCCTCTGCGCGCTGGACGAGACACGGCACTTCGGCCAGGCGGCGGCGCGCTGCCATGTCACCCAGCCAACGCTGTCGATGCGGGTTCGCGGCCTGGAGGAAGAACTGGGCCTTGAACTGGTGCGCCGTGGGCAGCGCTTCGAGGGTTTCACCGAGGCCGGCGAGCGCGTGCTCGCCTGGGCCCG harbors:
- the lysM gene encoding peptidoglycan-binding protein LysM gives rise to the protein MGIFAFVKEAGEKLWESIVGQEAQAAESLKDHIAKVGLGNPNIQVSVEGDKVIATGEVASQEEKEKILLALGNVAGVSGVEDHITVATPAAEARFVTVKKGDTLSAIAKAEYGNANLYNKIFEANKPMLSHPDKIYPGQVLRIPE